One segment of Nostoc flagelliforme CCNUN1 DNA contains the following:
- a CDS encoding MFS transporter: protein MQPSDLDKKIQPLSPSLAKKENRVSDPTIRNHLSAVSKCTPSQINGQEMSPKDVSNNDQNWTAQIPKTDIPSQSETQSEDKLTTPEVDNNGQSLPVATIPEKEPPTLDGSGSGGEAVSGNIKQQGFLPVLKNPNFLALWGGQVFSQLADKVYLVLMIALINTQFQASNQSISGWVSVLMMAFTIPAVLFGSVAGVFVDRWSKKAVLVATNIWRGILVLSIPFLLWLTHDWKPIGVLPVGFLIILGVTFLVSTLTQFFAPAEQAAIPLIVEEQDLLSANSLYTTTMMASVIVGFAVGEPLLAIADGLWLQIGGSGSLGKEFLVGGSYAIAGLILFLLATNEKHHHPDTEFPHVFSDLRDGFAYLKANHRVRNALLQLIILFSVFAALTVLAVRMAEIIPNMKASQFGFLLAAGGVGIAAGATLLGQFGQRFSYTQLSLCGCMGMAASLIGLSIFTTQLWLVLLLVALLGIFGALVGIPMQTAIQTETPPEMRGKVFGLQNNVINIALSLPLALAGVAETFVGLQAVFLGLAAIVFSGGILTWYNSHK, encoded by the coding sequence ATGCAACCGTCTGATTTGGATAAAAAAATCCAGCCTTTGTCACCAAGCCTTGCCAAAAAAGAGAATAGGGTATCAGATCCGACAATCAGGAATCACTTGAGTGCCGTTTCTAAGTGTACACCTAGTCAAATAAATGGACAAGAAATGTCCCCAAAAGACGTTTCTAATAACGATCAAAATTGGACAGCCCAGATCCCAAAAACTGATATTCCAAGTCAATCAGAAACACAATCTGAGGACAAATTAACCACTCCTGAGGTAGATAACAACGGGCAGAGTTTGCCAGTAGCTACTATCCCAGAAAAAGAACCACCAACATTAGATGGATCTGGTTCTGGTGGAGAAGCTGTTTCAGGAAATATTAAACAGCAGGGGTTTTTGCCTGTATTAAAAAACCCTAATTTCCTGGCTCTTTGGGGTGGTCAAGTTTTCTCGCAACTGGCAGATAAAGTTTATTTGGTGCTGATGATTGCTTTGATTAATACTCAGTTTCAAGCTAGTAATCAAAGTATTAGTGGTTGGGTGTCAGTTTTGATGATGGCTTTTACTATTCCCGCCGTATTGTTTGGTTCCGTTGCTGGGGTATTTGTTGATCGCTGGTCGAAAAAGGCTGTACTGGTGGCAACGAATATATGGCGCGGCATCTTGGTTTTGTCAATTCCCTTTCTGCTGTGGTTGACTCATGATTGGAAACCCATAGGAGTTTTGCCAGTTGGTTTTTTGATCATTCTGGGTGTAACTTTTTTAGTTTCTACGCTGACGCAGTTTTTTGCACCGGCAGAACAGGCGGCAATTCCCTTAATAGTAGAAGAACAGGATTTACTCTCGGCAAATTCGCTTTATACGACAACGATGATGGCATCGGTGATTGTTGGGTTTGCTGTCGGGGAACCATTGTTAGCGATCGCCGATGGACTTTGGCTGCAAATTGGTGGTAGTGGTAGTTTGGGCAAAGAATTTTTAGTAGGTGGTAGTTATGCGATCGCTGGGCTAATTTTGTTCCTCTTGGCAACTAACGAAAAACACCACCACCCCGATACAGAATTCCCTCACGTATTTTCTGATTTGCGAGATGGTTTTGCCTACCTCAAAGCAAATCATCGCGTCCGCAATGCTTTGCTTCAGCTGATTATCTTGTTTTCTGTTTTTGCAGCATTAACTGTTCTAGCCGTTCGGATGGCGGAAATCATTCCTAACATGAAAGCCTCCCAGTTCGGCTTTTTACTAGCAGCTGGCGGTGTTGGTATCGCTGCGGGAGCAACACTTCTCGGTCAATTTGGTCAACGCTTCTCCTACACCCAGCTAAGTCTGTGTGGTTGTATGGGCATGGCAGCATCCCTGATTGGTCTATCAATATTTACAACCCAACTGTGGCTAGTCCTGTTACTGGTGGCGCTATTAGGTATCTTTGGGGCACTAGTGGGAATTCCTATGCAAACAGCGATCCAAACAGAAACACCTCCGGAAATGCGTGGTAAAGTTTTTGGTTTACAAAACAATGTAATTAATATTGCTCTCTCCTTACCTTTGGCATTAGCAGGTGTAGCAGAAACCTTTGTCGGATTACAGGCAGTTTTTTTGGGATTAGCTGCGATCGTCTTTTCAGGAGGTATATTAACCTGGTATAACTCACATAAGTAG
- the gpmI gene encoding 2,3-bisphosphoglycerate-independent phosphoglycerate mutase yields the protein MTKAPVAPVVLVILDGWGYCEEKRGNAIVAAKTPIVESLWAAYPHTLIRTSGKAVGLPEGQMGNSEVGHLNIGAGRVVPQELVRISDAVEDGSIALNPALVKICQEVRSRNSKLHLVGLCSEGGVHSHITHLFGLLDLAKDQRISEVCIHAITDGRDTAPTDGVRAITMLQNYIDRTGIGRIVTLSGRYYAMDRDRRWDRVKRAYDMMIQDSVGNGLKAVEVLKASYDQGIKDEFVNPIRIAPGAIEPGDGVIFFNFRPDRSRQLTQALVSPTFNGFERQQITPLSFVTFTQYDSDLPVAVAFEPQNLSNILGEVIANHGLNQFRTAETEKYAHVTYFFNGGLEEPFAGEDRELVSSPMVATYDHAPAMSAAAVTDVAIAAIQKGIYSLVVINYANPDMVGHTGQIDATITAIETVDRCLGRLLESVIKVGGTTIITADHGNAEYMLDEGGNPWTAHTTNPVPLILVEGERVKIPGYGTNVELRTDGKLSDIAPTILEILQLPQPPEMTGRSLLKTAEYELQRTRTPVQVGL from the coding sequence ATGACCAAAGCACCTGTTGCTCCTGTGGTGCTAGTCATTTTAGACGGATGGGGCTACTGCGAGGAGAAGCGAGGAAACGCTATTGTTGCTGCTAAAACTCCCATTGTGGAAAGTTTGTGGGCAGCTTACCCGCATACCCTCATCCGCACATCAGGAAAAGCCGTAGGGTTGCCAGAAGGTCAAATGGGCAACTCGGAAGTAGGTCATTTGAACATTGGTGCTGGGCGAGTTGTACCGCAAGAACTGGTACGCATCTCTGATGCGGTCGAAGACGGTTCTATTGCCTTAAACCCAGCACTTGTCAAAATTTGCCAGGAAGTTCGTTCTCGGAATAGCAAGCTGCATCTAGTAGGGCTTTGTTCTGAGGGAGGGGTACATTCTCATATCACCCATTTATTCGGACTACTTGACTTAGCCAAAGACCAGCGAATTTCAGAAGTTTGTATTCACGCCATTACCGATGGTCGTGACACCGCCCCAACTGACGGTGTAAGAGCAATCACAATGCTGCAAAATTATATAGACCGCACAGGAATTGGACGCATAGTCACCCTTAGCGGTCGCTACTACGCGATGGATCGCGATCGCCGCTGGGATCGGGTTAAACGCGCCTACGACATGATGATACAAGATAGTGTCGGTAATGGTCTCAAGGCTGTGGAAGTCTTGAAAGCATCTTACGACCAAGGGATAAAAGATGAATTTGTCAACCCAATCCGAATTGCACCCGGCGCAATAGAACCAGGGGATGGGGTGATATTTTTTAACTTCCGCCCTGATCGCTCCAGACAACTGACTCAAGCTTTGGTCAGTCCCACATTTAACGGTTTTGAAAGACAGCAAATCACACCTCTGTCTTTTGTCACGTTTACACAGTATGATTCAGACTTACCCGTGGCTGTAGCCTTTGAGCCGCAGAATCTCAGTAACATTCTGGGAGAAGTCATAGCCAATCATGGTCTGAATCAGTTCCGTACCGCCGAAACAGAAAAATATGCCCACGTCACCTATTTCTTTAATGGGGGTCTAGAGGAACCTTTTGCTGGAGAAGATCGGGAATTAGTAAGCAGCCCAATGGTAGCTACTTACGATCACGCCCCAGCGATGTCAGCAGCAGCAGTTACAGATGTAGCGATCGCTGCGATTCAAAAGGGTATATATTCCCTAGTTGTGATTAACTATGCCAACCCAGATATGGTAGGGCATACTGGTCAAATCGACGCTACCATTACAGCAATTGAAACAGTTGATCGCTGTTTGGGGCGCTTGTTAGAGAGCGTGATCAAAGTCGGTGGTACAACAATTATTACTGCTGATCACGGTAACGCTGAGTATATGCTAGATGAGGGGGGTAATCCCTGGACAGCCCACACCACTAACCCAGTCCCCTTAATTTTGGTAGAAGGAGAGAGAGTTAAAATCCCTGGATATGGTACAAATGTCGAACTGCGAACCGATGGCAAGCTATCCGACATCGCCCCCACGATTCTAGAGATTTTACAGCTGCCTCAGCCACCAGAAATGACCGGGCGATCGCTGCTAAAAACAGCAGAATATGAGCTGCAACGTACTCGTACCCCTGTGCAAGTAGGACTGTAA
- a CDS encoding glycosyltransferase family 4 protein — MRIAWIGKKSPFCGNVTYSREITNALLDRGHQVSFLHFAQEESEPDNWPNLREVSLPFIYKSQVYTIPTFKATKLLTESLREIKPDIVHASLTLSPLDFFLPEICEELRLPLIATFHTPFAGKGAKLISGTQLLAYQLYAPFLVNYDRVIVFSQIQRELLAGMGVREENIAVIPNGVDTAKYSPGLSQVKAEFKAKRLFVYQGRIAPEKNVEALLRAWKQSAMGPGTKLLIVGDGPLKSSLEQFYGSEYGIIWLGFIADEDRRIEILRGADVFILPSLVEGLSLSLLEGMSCGLACLATDVGADGEVLEKGAGIVINTKTARSQLRTLLPVLQDHPELTTLLGQKARQRVLDRYTLSKNITLLEELYKEVLAQRPLPLSRRA; from the coding sequence ATGCGTATAGCCTGGATTGGAAAAAAATCACCCTTTTGCGGCAATGTCACCTACAGTCGAGAAATTACAAATGCCTTGTTAGACAGGGGACATCAAGTTAGCTTTCTTCACTTCGCCCAGGAAGAGTCTGAACCTGACAATTGGCCAAATCTTCGAGAGGTTTCCCTCCCTTTTATTTATAAGTCCCAGGTTTATACAATTCCCACTTTTAAAGCGACCAAACTTTTAACGGAGTCGCTGCGGGAAATCAAGCCAGATATAGTCCATGCTTCCTTGACGCTATCTCCTCTAGACTTTTTTCTACCAGAAATATGTGAGGAACTGAGGTTGCCTCTAATTGCCACTTTTCACACACCGTTTGCTGGCAAGGGGGCAAAGCTGATATCGGGAACACAACTTTTGGCTTATCAGCTCTACGCACCTTTTTTAGTTAACTACGATCGCGTGATTGTATTTTCCCAAATTCAGCGAGAATTATTGGCAGGGATGGGCGTGCGGGAAGAGAATATTGCTGTAATTCCCAACGGTGTTGATACCGCCAAGTATTCTCCAGGGCTTTCTCAAGTCAAAGCAGAATTTAAAGCCAAACGCTTGTTTGTCTATCAGGGTCGCATTGCCCCAGAGAAAAATGTCGAAGCCCTCCTCCGGGCTTGGAAGCAGTCGGCAATGGGGCCAGGTACTAAGTTGCTAATTGTTGGCGATGGGCCTTTAAAGTCTTCTTTAGAGCAGTTTTATGGTTCAGAATACGGCATTATCTGGTTGGGATTTATCGCTGATGAAGACCGACGGATCGAAATTTTGCGGGGCGCAGATGTATTTATTTTGCCTTCATTGGTAGAAGGTTTGTCCCTATCTCTGTTAGAAGGAATGTCATGTGGGTTGGCTTGTTTAGCAACAGACGTGGGTGCAGATGGAGAAGTATTGGAAAAGGGCGCAGGTATAGTTATTAATACTAAAACAGCGCGATCGCAATTAAGAACCCTCTTGCCAGTCTTACAAGACCATCCAGAGTTAACAACTTTACTGGGGCAAAAAGCTAGACAGCGTGTATTAGACCGCTATACCCTTAGTAAAAATATTACTCTGCTGGAAGAACTTTATAAAGAAGTTTTAGCACAGCGACCTCTACCGCTAAGTCGCAGAGCGTAG
- the recO gene encoding DNA repair protein RecO, whose protein sequence is MNRTYKATGINLKTQVLGESDKIVTILTPEFGLIRAVAPGARKHNSSLGGRSGMFVVNELLIAKGRSLDKITQAQTLKTYPGLAKDLGKLAASQYLAEIVLCQALSEQPQEELYELFNEHLHRLEVLSSANPSGVLAHLAHGVFHLLALAGVTPQVQVCCLSGHLLKPNFTEPNWQVGFSIPAGGTVSLEAWELLPREGEREREIQRNSSFFPSPNHPIISLPPKPGSQTVVVHRQEIPVISSRPSAMELALLQHLSQPEIMQIDGARDYDWLSVEQILRQYAQYQLGRPIRSATLIDSYFAANHDATV, encoded by the coding sequence ATGAATAGAACCTACAAAGCAACGGGAATTAATCTTAAAACCCAAGTGCTGGGAGAATCGGATAAAATAGTGACGATTTTGACACCAGAATTCGGTCTGATTCGAGCAGTGGCTCCAGGGGCACGTAAGCACAACTCCAGCCTGGGCGGCAGGAGTGGTATGTTTGTTGTGAATGAACTATTGATTGCGAAAGGGCGATCGCTTGATAAAATTACCCAAGCACAGACGTTAAAAACTTATCCTGGTTTAGCTAAAGATTTGGGAAAATTGGCTGCCAGCCAGTATTTAGCAGAAATAGTCTTGTGTCAAGCTTTGAGCGAACAACCCCAAGAAGAACTTTATGAGTTGTTCAATGAACATCTCCATCGGTTGGAGGTGTTATCTAGTGCAAATCCATCTGGGGTTTTGGCTCATCTGGCTCATGGGGTGTTTCACCTTTTAGCGTTAGCAGGAGTAACGCCACAAGTGCAAGTCTGCTGCCTATCTGGACACCTCCTCAAGCCAAACTTTACAGAACCAAACTGGCAGGTAGGATTTAGTATCCCTGCGGGTGGAACTGTTTCCTTAGAAGCTTGGGAACTTTTGCCAAGAGAGGGTGAGAGGGAGAGGGAGATACAAAGAAATTCATCTTTTTTTCCATCACCCAATCACCCCATTATCTCATTACCTCCAAAACCTGGCTCCCAAACAGTTGTTGTGCATCGGCAAGAAATACCTGTGATTTCTAGTCGTCCGAGTGCTATGGAACTGGCTTTGCTTCAACATCTGTCACAACCAGAGATAATGCAAATTGATGGTGCTAGAGATTATGACTGGTTATCTGTTGAACAGATTTTGCGCCAGTATGCTCAGTATCAATTAGGTCGCCCTATTCGCTCTGCTACCTTGATCGACTCTTATTTTGCTGCCAACCATGATGCAACCGTCTGA
- a CDS encoding ABC-F family ATP-binding cassette domain-containing protein yields MLRLEHISKIYPTGEVLKDINWEVKPGDRIGLVGVNGAGKSTQLKIISGEIEPTAGEIIRPNSLHIAYLNQEFEVDPTRTVREEFWTVFKEANEVQLSLAHIPQEMETASPEELDRLIDKLDRLQRKFEALDGYNLDARIGKILPEMGFGLEDGDRLVSAFSGGWQMRMSLGKILLQKPDLLLLDEPTNHLDLETIEWLENYLRGLITPMVIVSHDREFLDRLCTQIVETERGVSSTYLGNYSAYLEQKAESQSAQLSAYERQQKELEKQQTFVDRFRASATRSTQAKSREKQLDKIERIEAPIAGVRTLHFRFPPAPRSGREVVDIKDLTHLYGDKILFLAANLLIERGDRIAFLGPNGAGKSTLLRVIMGMEPPTEGSVQLGDHNVIPGYFEQNQAEALDLKKTVMETIHDEVPDWDNQEVRTLLGRFLFTGDTVFKAVGALSGGEKARLALAKMLLRPANLLILDEPTNHLDIPAKEMLEEALKNYDGTAIVVSHDRYFISQVANKIVEIRDGEFRVYLGDYHYYLQKIAEEKEQAKLAAIAAEKAAKKAAKASSKKK; encoded by the coding sequence ATGCTGCGACTAGAACATATAAGTAAAATTTATCCCACAGGCGAAGTTCTCAAAGATATCAACTGGGAAGTTAAACCAGGCGATCGCATTGGCTTAGTCGGTGTCAACGGTGCTGGAAAATCTACCCAACTCAAAATCATCTCTGGGGAAATTGAACCCACCGCAGGCGAAATTATCCGTCCTAATAGCTTACATATAGCCTACCTCAACCAAGAGTTTGAAGTAGACCCCACCCGCACCGTTAGAGAAGAATTTTGGACTGTCTTCAAAGAAGCCAACGAAGTACAGTTATCTCTGGCGCACATACCACAAGAGATGGAAACGGCTAGCCCAGAGGAACTGGATCGACTGATCGACAAGTTAGATCGCTTGCAGCGCAAATTTGAAGCCTTGGATGGCTACAACTTAGATGCACGCATCGGGAAAATTTTACCAGAGATGGGGTTTGGGCTAGAAGATGGCGATCGCCTCGTCAGTGCCTTCAGTGGTGGTTGGCAAATGCGGATGAGTTTAGGAAAAATTCTCCTGCAAAAACCCGACTTGTTGCTGCTGGATGAACCGACTAACCACCTAGATTTAGAAACCATTGAGTGGCTGGAAAATTACCTCAGAGGCCTGATTACGCCGATGGTAATAGTCTCCCATGACCGGGAGTTCCTTGACCGCCTCTGCACCCAAATTGTGGAAACAGAACGTGGTGTTTCCAGTACCTACCTTGGTAACTACTCGGCATATTTGGAACAAAAAGCCGAAAGTCAATCAGCACAACTGAGTGCTTACGAACGTCAGCAAAAAGAATTAGAGAAACAGCAAACCTTTGTTGATAGATTCCGCGCCAGTGCTACCCGCAGTACCCAGGCAAAAAGCCGGGAAAAGCAACTCGACAAAATCGAGCGCATTGAAGCACCCATTGCTGGGGTAAGAACTCTACACTTCCGTTTTCCACCTGCACCTCGAAGTGGACGCGAAGTAGTGGACATTAAAGATTTAACTCATCTTTATGGTGATAAAATCCTGTTTTTGGCAGCAAATCTTCTCATTGAAAGAGGCGATCGCATTGCTTTTCTTGGCCCCAACGGTGCTGGAAAATCTACCCTTCTGCGCGTAATTATGGGTATGGAACCACCCACAGAAGGTAGCGTTCAATTAGGGGATCATAACGTTATTCCCGGTTACTTTGAGCAAAATCAAGCTGAAGCTTTGGATTTGAAGAAAACTGTCATGGAAACTATCCATGATGAAGTTCCAGACTGGGATAATCAAGAAGTCCGCACGCTTTTGGGACGCTTCTTATTTACAGGTGATACTGTATTTAAGGCAGTTGGGGCATTAAGTGGAGGAGAAAAAGCTCGTCTGGCGTTGGCAAAAATGCTCTTACGTCCCGCGAACTTACTAATTTTAGATGAGCCGACAAACCACCTAGATATTCCAGCGAAGGAAATGCTGGAAGAAGCGCTTAAAAACTATGATGGTACGGCAATTGTAGTTTCCCACGATCGCTACTTTATTTCTCAAGTAGCTAACAAAATCGTCGAGATTCGTGATGGGGAATTCCGCGTTTACTTAGGAGATTATCATTACTATCTCCAGAAAATTGCCGAAGAAAAAGAACAAGCAAAGTTAGCTGCGATCGCTGCTGAAAAAGCGGCTAAAAAAGCTGCAAAAGCTTCCAGTAAAAAGAAATAA
- the secG gene encoding preprotein translocase subunit SecG, with the protein MTVTNIVQGIWAFSATGLIILVLLHSPKGDGIGAIGGQAQLFSSTKSAENTLNRITWALTVIFLGLTVVLSAGWLPK; encoded by the coding sequence ATGACAGTTACTAATATCGTGCAAGGCATTTGGGCGTTTTCCGCCACTGGTTTGATTATTTTAGTTTTGCTGCATAGCCCCAAAGGTGATGGTATTGGAGCCATTGGCGGACAAGCCCAGCTATTTAGCAGCACCAAGAGTGCAGAAAACACCTTGAACCGAATTACTTGGGCATTGACAGTAATTTTTCTCGGTTTAACAGTAGTTTTAAGTGCTGGTTGGCTACCTAAATAA
- a CDS encoding peptidase — protein sequence MGRKTQHPILNTLINLILRCLITALAFFLGIGLLIIFTNLQSSHGFRIIPKSVYSDSIISLPPSSPPKPHPLPPTLAQWQDSTNSGDYFSQVTTTQVGCLVWSQFPVRVYVEPPRAVNEKQAQAWVNAVLQGVQEWNTYLPLTIVEQPEIADITIVRKAPPLQISPGSIPRARSAQTTYELYTSNKVLSHRFTILLSPSQTGEYLIAAARHEFGHALGIWGHSPLQTDALYFSQVRNPSPISYRDVNTLKRVYEQPTSLGWSLVNNSKIN from the coding sequence ATGGGCAGAAAAACCCAACACCCGATACTCAACACCCTAATAAATTTAATTTTACGATGCTTAATTACAGCTCTTGCCTTCTTTCTTGGCATAGGGCTGTTAATCATTTTTACTAATCTCCAGTCGAGTCATGGGTTTAGAATAATACCAAAATCTGTATATTCAGACTCAATAATTTCTCTTCCTCCATCGTCTCCCCCAAAACCCCATCCCTTACCGCCCACACTCGCACAATGGCAAGATAGCACTAACAGTGGTGACTACTTTTCCCAAGTCACAACAACCCAAGTTGGTTGTTTAGTCTGGTCGCAATTCCCTGTTCGAGTTTACGTAGAACCACCAAGAGCTGTTAACGAAAAACAAGCTCAAGCATGGGTTAACGCTGTCTTGCAGGGTGTACAAGAGTGGAATACTTATTTACCTTTAACAATAGTCGAACAGCCAGAAATTGCTGATATTACGATTGTACGAAAAGCGCCGCCTCTACAAATTTCCCCTGGAAGTATACCTCGTGCGCGATCGGCACAAACTACTTACGAGTTATACACGAGCAACAAAGTTTTATCCCACCGCTTCACCATCTTGTTAAGTCCCAGCCAAACAGGTGAGTATCTCATTGCAGCAGCCCGCCACGAATTCGGTCATGCACTGGGAATTTGGGGTCATAGTCCCCTACAAACGGATGCCCTATACTTTTCCCAAGTTCGTAACCCGTCGCCTATTTCTTACAGAGATGTAAATACTCTAAAGCGGGTTTATGAACAGCCAACCAGTTTAGGATGGTCTTTAGTAAATAATTCAAAGATTAATTGA
- a CDS encoding DUF29 domain-containing protein, translating into MDKPFLYDQDFYGWTQQQAKALEQRLVMELDWQHLQEEIQALGRQEYRELVSCLSVLLGHLLKWEYQPEQRSRNWFLTIREQRRAIHRHLRQNPSLKSRIEEALLDGFEAGVDLALRETNLPLRTFPEHCPYLFDDAIADNFLCDTRQDWEG; encoded by the coding sequence ATGGACAAACCTTTTTTGTATGACCAAGACTTCTATGGCTGGACACAGCAGCAGGCTAAAGCGTTAGAACAGAGGCTAGTTATGGAACTAGACTGGCAACACCTGCAAGAGGAAATTCAAGCTTTGGGGAGACAGGAATATCGGGAACTCGTGAGTTGTCTGAGTGTATTACTCGGTCATCTCTTGAAGTGGGAGTATCAACCCGAACAACGCTCTCGCAATTGGTTTTTAACAATTCGAGAACAGCGCCGCGCCATTCATAGGCATCTGCGGCAGAATCCCAGCTTAAAGTCTCGAATCGAAGAAGCTTTGTTAGATGGCTTTGAAGCGGGAGTCGATTTGGCGCTACGAGAAACCAACTTACCATTACGAACTTTTCCAGAGCATTGCCCGTATTTATTTGATGATGCGATCGCAGATAATTTTCTGTGCGATACTCGTCAAGACTGGGAAGGATAA
- a CDS encoding Rpn family recombination-promoting nuclease/putative transposase — translation MKTAIIFYRLFQEFPDIFFELIGNPPESASLYQFSSVEIKQTAFRIDGVFLPTQGSENSIYFVEVQFQADGEIYSRLIAEICLYLRQNQPSNDWGAVVLYPNRNVDTGNIKHYREFFTSGRIRRIYLDELGEGASLPIGIATAKLVIATDDIAIAQARELIDRTKSEINSPPKQQQLLQFIETILAYKFPTMSREEIEQMFSLSELKQTRFYQEAFQEGIEQGIEQGKVQGKLKAVPAMLAAGLTVEQVAEALDLSVEEVRQVIQSQP, via the coding sequence TTGAAAACAGCCATTATCTTTTATAGGCTGTTTCAAGAGTTTCCTGATATCTTCTTTGAACTTATTGGTAATCCTCCAGAATCAGCTAGCCTTTATCAATTTTCATCAGTTGAAATCAAACAAACAGCCTTCCGAATCGATGGTGTGTTTTTGCCTACACAAGGAAGCGAAAACTCGATTTACTTTGTTGAAGTACAATTTCAAGCTGATGGGGAAATTTATTCACGGCTAATTGCAGAAATATGTTTATACCTCCGTCAGAATCAACCATCAAATGACTGGGGTGCTGTGGTTTTATACCCAAACAGGAATGTAGATACAGGCAATATCAAACATTACCGTGAGTTTTTCACAAGTGGGCGCATCAGGCGCATTTATTTGGATGAATTAGGTGAAGGTGCATCGCTTCCAATTGGCATTGCAACTGCTAAATTAGTAATTGCAACCGACGATATAGCGATCGCACAAGCAAGGGAGTTGATAGACAGAACTAAGTCGGAAATAAACTCACCACCAAAACAGCAGCAATTATTACAATTTATAGAGACTATTTTGGCTTACAAGTTTCCCACAATGAGTAGGGAGGAGATCGAGCAAATGTTTAGCTTAAGCGAGTTAAAGCAAACCAGATTTTATCAGGAAGCCTTTCAAGAAGGTATTGAACAAGGCATTGAACAAGGTAAGGTTCAAGGGAAACTAAAAGCAGTACCAGCAATGTTGGCAGCAGGGTTGACTGTAGAACAAGTAGCAGAGGCGTTAGATTTGAGTGTCGAAGAAGTTAGACAAGTAATACAAAGCCAGCCTTAA
- a CDS encoding DUF4336 domain-containing protein — protein sequence MLRKIDKNIWIAEQPLKYFGLSVGTRMTVIRFNNGELAVISPIQVDDETTEQLNQLGNVKYIIAPNLFHYLFLSNFKALYPQAKVYAVSALKAKRPEISIDQALEDNGENLLGELECLLFEGFKTFLPSGALPLNEYIFFHAESQTLVLTDTAFYFDETFPMTTKLVSKIMGGYKKLRPSLLEQLATQEKEKVKQSVQKVLRWDFRRVIVAHGSIVEHDAKKQFKEGYEWFLGESL from the coding sequence ATGCTCAGAAAAATTGATAAGAATATTTGGATCGCCGAGCAACCGTTAAAGTATTTTGGATTGAGTGTCGGTACAAGAATGACGGTAATTCGTTTCAATAATGGTGAATTAGCTGTTATCTCTCCGATCCAAGTTGATGACGAAACTACTGAGCAACTCAATCAGCTTGGAAATGTTAAGTATATTATTGCCCCAAATCTTTTTCATTATCTGTTCTTATCTAACTTTAAGGCTCTCTATCCTCAAGCAAAGGTCTATGCTGTATCAGCATTGAAGGCTAAAAGACCTGAGATATCTATTGATCAAGCATTAGAGGATAATGGCGAAAATCTTTTAGGCGAACTTGAATGTTTATTATTTGAAGGATTCAAAACCTTTCTTCCAAGTGGAGCATTACCTTTAAATGAGTATATTTTTTTTCATGCTGAAAGTCAAACTTTGGTTTTGACAGACACAGCTTTTTACTTTGATGAAACTTTCCCAATGACAACAAAATTAGTATCCAAAATAATGGGAGGGTACAAGAAACTTAGACCATCATTGTTAGAACAGTTGGCTACTCAAGAAAAGGAGAAGGTTAAACAATCAGTTCAAAAGGTACTGCGATGGGACTTTAGAAGAGTTATTGTGGCTCATGGCAGCATTGTAGAGCATGATGCGAAAAAGCAGTTTAAAGAAGGGTACGAGTGGTTTTTAGGGGAATCTCTTTAA